A portion of the Glycine max cultivar Williams 82 chromosome 10, Glycine_max_v4.0, whole genome shotgun sequence genome contains these proteins:
- the LOC100776319 gene encoding UDP-rhamnose/UDP-galactose transporter 6 isoform X1, which yields MAPASKAEKKATVDAAAWVFNVVTSVGVIIVNKALMATYGFSFATTLTGLHFATTTLMTTLLRILGYVQPSHLPLPELLKFVFFANFSIVGMNVSLMWNSVGFYQIAKLSMIPVSCLLEVFFDNIRYSRDTKLSIGVVLLGVGVCTVTDVSVNTKGFVSAFMAVWSTSLQQYYVHFLQRKYSLSSFNLLGHTAPAQAASLLLLGPVLDYWLTNNRVDRYAYNAGSLIFIFMSCTIAVGTNLSQFICIGRFTAVSFQVLGHMKTILVLIMGFFFFGREGLNVHVVLGMVIAVFGMIWYGNASSKPGGKERLNHTLPTNKIENR from the exons ATGGCTCCGGCTAGCAAGGCTGAGAAGAAGGCAACAGTGGACGCAGCTGCATGGGTGTTCAATGTTGTCACTTCTGTTGGAGTTATCATTGTAAACAAAGCTTTGATGGCCACTTATGGCTTCAGTTTTG CTACAACATTAACAGGTCTTCATTTTGCTACTACAACTTTGATGACAACCTTACTAAGGATTCTGGGATATGTCCAACCTTCTCATTTACCCTTACCAGAGCttctaaaatttgttttctttgctaACTTCTCCATTGTTGGAATGAATGTCAGTCTAATGTGGAACTCAGTTGGATTCTATCAA ATTGCTAAGTTGAGTATGATCCCTGTATCCTGCCTGTTGGAAGTTTTTTTCGACAACATTCGGTATTCAAGAGATACAAAACTGAGCATAGGTGTTGTACTTTTGGGTGTTGGTGTTTGCACTGTTACTGATGTGAGTGTTAACACAAAAGGTTTCGTTTCAGCCTTTATGGCAGTGTGGAGCACTTCTCTGCAACAATAT TATGTTCATTTCCTTCAACGAAAGTATTCACTAAGTTCTTTCAACCTTTTGGGACACACAGCACCTGCACAAGCTGCATCACTACTTTTGTTAGGCCCTGTTCTAGACTATTGGTTGACAAACAATAGAGTTGACAGATATGCTTACAATGCAGGTTCTTTG ATTTTCATATTTATGTCATGCACTATAGCAGTTGGGACCAACCTCAGCCAATTTATCTGTATTGGCAGATTCACTGCTGTCTCTTTCCAAGTACTAGGCCACATGAAGACAATACTTGTTCTAATAATGGGATTCTTTTTCTTTGGGAGGGAAGGTCTCAATGTTCACGTGGTTCTAGGGATGGTTATAGCTGTGTTTGGAATGATATGGTATGGGAATGCCTCATCAAAGCCTGGTGGAAAAGAGCGTTTGAATCACACTCTCCCCACCAACAAAATAGAAAACCGATAG
- the LOC100776319 gene encoding UDP-rhamnose/UDP-galactose transporter 5 isoform X2, with product MAPASKAEKKATVDAAAWVFNVVTSVGVIIVNKALMATYGFSFATTLTGLHFATTTLMTTLLRILGYVQPSHLPLPELLKFVFFANFSIVGMNVSLMWNSVGFYQIAKLSMIPVSCLLEVFFDNIRYSRDTKLSIGVVLLGVGVCTVTDVSVNTKGFVSAFMAVWSTSLQQYYVHFLQRKYSLSSFNLLGHTAPAQAASLLLLGPVLDYWLTNNRVDRYAYNAGSLEILPYRCCEHRIYVMKEI from the exons ATGGCTCCGGCTAGCAAGGCTGAGAAGAAGGCAACAGTGGACGCAGCTGCATGGGTGTTCAATGTTGTCACTTCTGTTGGAGTTATCATTGTAAACAAAGCTTTGATGGCCACTTATGGCTTCAGTTTTG CTACAACATTAACAGGTCTTCATTTTGCTACTACAACTTTGATGACAACCTTACTAAGGATTCTGGGATATGTCCAACCTTCTCATTTACCCTTACCAGAGCttctaaaatttgttttctttgctaACTTCTCCATTGTTGGAATGAATGTCAGTCTAATGTGGAACTCAGTTGGATTCTATCAA ATTGCTAAGTTGAGTATGATCCCTGTATCCTGCCTGTTGGAAGTTTTTTTCGACAACATTCGGTATTCAAGAGATACAAAACTGAGCATAGGTGTTGTACTTTTGGGTGTTGGTGTTTGCACTGTTACTGATGTGAGTGTTAACACAAAAGGTTTCGTTTCAGCCTTTATGGCAGTGTGGAGCACTTCTCTGCAACAATAT TATGTTCATTTCCTTCAACGAAAGTATTCACTAAGTTCTTTCAACCTTTTGGGACACACAGCACCTGCACAAGCTGCATCACTACTTTTGTTAGGCCCTGTTCTAGACTATTGGTTGACAAACAATAGAGTTGACAGATATGCTTACAATGCAGGTTCTTTG GAAATATTGCCCTATCGATGTTGTGAGCATAGGATATATGTGATGAAGGAGATATGA
- the LOC100801119 gene encoding uncharacterized protein LOC100801119, translating into MFWVETDENRNTLPSPLPHKTHKPLLPIGYRRGMAKKRKSISTSLDEVDRTIYSSFSSAANSLSHLYTLSMNHQKLSFQAGERHSLEKLYQWVWRQQESGSRVATVDILSYIQNELDYCGEEPCMSPRAPLHQQQSQPVMQVTTGAGFPVTTGFSGQTIVGQEVRPEHCDNQSKNSMFSNALSNPVRQIGEGGNHPSGLSMGNGNQSTDSAAFSSNDSAMDMHAD; encoded by the exons ATGTTTTGGGTGGAAACCGATGAAAACCGCAACACCCTTCCCTCTCCTCTCCCACATAAAACCCACAAGCCCCTTCTTCCCATTGGGTACCGCAGAGGCATGGCCAAGAAGAGAAAATCCATATCCACAAGCCTCGACGAGGTGGATCGAACCATCTACTCTTCCTTCTCCAGTGCCGCCAATTCCCTCTCTCACCTCTACACTCTCTCCATGAACCACCAGAAACTCTCCTTCCAAGCCGGTGAACGCCACTCCCTT GAAAAACTCTATCAGTGGGTCTGGAGGCAACAAGAGAGTGGATCAAGAGTTGCAACTGTTGATATACTCAGCTACATTCAG AATGAGCTGGATTACTGTGGAGAGGAGCCATGCATGTCCCCTAGAGCTCCACTGCATCAACAACAGTCACAACCGGTAATGCAAGTCACTACTGGTGCAGGTTTTCCAGTAACTACAGGATTTTCTGGCCAAACTATTGTGGGGCAGGAGGTCAGACCTGAGCACTGTGATAATCAATCAAAGAATTCtatgttttcaaatgctttgTCAAACCCTGTTCGTCAAATTGGTGAGGGAGGGAACCACCCAAGTGGTCTTTCCATGGGGAATGGAAACCAGAGCACCGACTCTGCTGCTTTCAGTTCCAATGATTCTGCCATGGACATGCATGCAGACTAG
- the LOC100801666 gene encoding uncharacterized protein isoform X1, protein MLLAVEGGGFFSASASGYTKGLSLLLLGQRNEDKPMRVAPWNQYQLVDQESDPELQLASTKNRLSRGCASFVCFGRTSAGLDTPSPLKVGPAQQHDVSPGPLVSNKGKDPSAHVDDESDNRKATLKSSIKKPQNRKSVPVEVANEHEASSGQGICTPGGQPERRKVQWTDNCGSELVEIREFEPSEVDGSDDEFDSGNDRTCSCAIM, encoded by the exons ATGTTATTGGCAGTAGAAGGAGGAGGATTCTTCTCTGCTTCGGCTTCAGGGTATACTAAGGGCCTGAGCCTTCTCCTCTTGGGTCAGAGGAATGAGGATAAACCCATGAGAGTAGCGCCGTGGAACCAGTATCAGTTGGTAGACCAAGAATCTGACCCTGAGCTCCAGCTGGCTTCCACAAAGAATCGCCTCTCCCGCGGCTGTGCCTCCTTTGTTTGCTTTGGTCGCACTTCCGCAGGACTTGATACTCCGTCTCCTCTTAAAGTGGGCCCTGCTCAACAACATGATGTCTCACCAGGGCCACTGGTTTCCAACAAGGGAAAGGATCCTTCTGCACATGTAGATGATGAAAGTGATAACAGAAAGGCTACACTAAAAAGTAGCATAAAGAAGCCACAAAATAGAAAATCCGTTCCTGTTGAGGTTGCTAATGAACATGAAGCATCAAGTGGACAGGGGATTTGTACTCCTGGAGGTCAACCCGAAAGAAGGAAAGTGCAGTGGACAGATAATTGTGGTAGTGAGCTTGTGGAAATTCGAGAATTTGAGCCCAG TGAAGTGGATGGATCAGATGATGAATTTGATAGTGGAAATGACAGAACTTGTTCCTGTGCGATTATGTAA
- the LOC100801666 gene encoding uncharacterized protein isoform X2: MLLAVEGGGFFSASASGYTKGLSLLLLGQRNEDKPMRVAPWNQYQLVDQESDPELQLASTKNRLSRGCASFVCFGRTSAGLDTPSPLKVGPAQQHDVSPGPLVSNKGKDPSAHVDDESDNRKATLKSSIKKPQNRKSVPVEVANEHEASSGQGICTPGGQPERRKVQWTDNCGSELVEIREFEPRADLLPSAPLLLPLW; the protein is encoded by the exons ATGTTATTGGCAGTAGAAGGAGGAGGATTCTTCTCTGCTTCGGCTTCAGGGTATACTAAGGGCCTGAGCCTTCTCCTCTTGGGTCAGAGGAATGAGGATAAACCCATGAGAGTAGCGCCGTGGAACCAGTATCAGTTGGTAGACCAAGAATCTGACCCTGAGCTCCAGCTGGCTTCCACAAAGAATCGCCTCTCCCGCGGCTGTGCCTCCTTTGTTTGCTTTGGTCGCACTTCCGCAGGACTTGATACTCCGTCTCCTCTTAAAGTGGGCCCTGCTCAACAACATGATGTCTCACCAGGGCCACTGGTTTCCAACAAGGGAAAGGATCCTTCTGCACATGTAGATGATGAAAGTGATAACAGAAAGGCTACACTAAAAAGTAGCATAAAGAAGCCACAAAATAGAAAATCCGTTCCTGTTGAGGTTGCTAATGAACATGAAGCATCAAGTGGACAGGGGATTTGTACTCCTGGAGGTCAACCCGAAAGAAGGAAAGTGCAGTGGACAGATAATTGTGGTAGTGAGCTTGTGGAAATTCGAGAATTTGAGCCCAG AGCTGATTTGCTGCCTTCAGCACCATTGTTGTTGCCTTTATGGTGA